The following are from one region of the Jeongeupia sp. USM3 genome:
- a CDS encoding MFS transporter: MNLRLHARYRAGKKRLLMALLGLITGVEFLENVMFVFAASHIMGGVGAAPREFAQAQAAYAIGSLLMIVKQQWSARRFGYRRYLCGALTLFIIGTVGCSQSASLGELTLFRFVQGLGGGAFFTSTRVLIPLMFKGQERALAVKYFMYGIFSASSIAPLLAATLVDSGSWHLVFYGALPPALLALFGAWCLLPDAGTSHEREPLAIGGLLLFGAAVLCLQLMLSDTRYDVFSHPYRLALLASGGTVLLLAFLLHQWRHPRPILHLRALASPVYLTGLGLYFLYYAIKNFSGYLFPIYAERGLGIPLIAVGWLDSFAGVATFAAVYFYIRFSRKLQNKKPMMLAGTLIMAGVCWWYSLMPPGVDTHWLMYGLALQGLFAVLVVLPVAGLTYSELGDEYFGHGYQGKNLMRQLATSISSAFAAVLLQDRQFEVHNDLAATVHAGNPQLDQWLAGLSASFGRHGYDSAQATAAAHGVLEQLIAQQSQLLACESLYRYLAGFTLVTGLVIAVQRRLR; the protein is encoded by the coding sequence GTGAACCTGCGCCTGCACGCGCGCTACCGGGCCGGCAAGAAGCGGCTGCTGATGGCGCTGCTCGGCCTGATCACCGGGGTCGAGTTTCTCGAGAACGTGATGTTCGTCTTCGCCGCCAGCCACATCATGGGCGGCGTGGGCGCCGCGCCGCGCGAATTTGCGCAGGCGCAGGCCGCGTATGCAATCGGCAGCCTGCTGATGATCGTCAAGCAGCAGTGGTCGGCACGGCGCTTCGGCTACCGCCGCTACCTGTGCGGCGCACTGACGCTGTTCATCATCGGCACCGTCGGCTGCTCGCAATCGGCCAGCCTTGGCGAACTGACGCTGTTCCGCTTCGTCCAGGGCCTCGGCGGCGGTGCTTTCTTCACCAGCACGCGCGTGCTGATCCCGCTGATGTTCAAGGGGCAGGAACGTGCGCTGGCGGTCAAGTACTTCATGTACGGGATCTTCAGCGCGTCGAGCATCGCCCCGCTGCTGGCCGCCACCCTGGTCGACAGCGGCAGCTGGCATCTCGTGTTCTACGGTGCATTGCCACCGGCGCTGCTCGCGCTGTTCGGCGCATGGTGCCTGCTGCCCGACGCGGGAACGAGCCACGAGCGGGAACCGCTGGCCATCGGCGGCCTGCTGCTGTTCGGCGCGGCGGTGCTGTGCCTGCAGCTGATGCTCAGCGACACCCGCTACGACGTCTTCTCGCACCCGTACCGGCTCGCCCTGCTTGCCAGCGGCGGCACGGTGCTGCTGCTCGCCTTCCTGTTGCACCAGTGGCGCCATCCGCGGCCCATCCTGCACCTGCGCGCACTGGCCAGTCCGGTCTACCTGACCGGGCTCGGGCTGTATTTCCTCTATTACGCAATCAAGAATTTCAGCGGCTACCTGTTTCCGATCTACGCCGAACGGGGGCTCGGCATCCCGCTGATCGCGGTCGGCTGGCTCGACAGCTTTGCCGGCGTCGCCACCTTTGCCGCCGTGTATTTCTACATCCGCTTCAGCCGCAAGCTGCAGAACAAGAAACCGATGATGCTCGCCGGCACGCTGATCATGGCCGGCGTCTGCTGGTGGTATTCGCTGATGCCGCCCGGCGTCGATACCCACTGGCTGATGTACGGCCTCGCGCTGCAGGGGCTGTTCGCGGTGCTGGTCGTGCTGCCGGTTGCCGGGCTGACCTACAGCGAGCTCGGCGACGAGTATTTCGGCCACGGCTACCAGGGCAAGAACCTGATGCGCCAGCTGGCCACGTCGATCTCGAGCGCCTTTGCCGCCGTGCTGCTGCAGGACCGGCAATTCGAGGTACACAACGACCTCGCCGCAACCGTCCACGCGGGCAACCCGCAGCTCGACCAATGGCTTGCCGGCCTGAGCGCCAGCTTCGGCCGTCACGGTTACGACAGCG
- a CDS encoding MarR family winged helix-turn-helix transcriptional regulator produces the protein MEFEARIARICAANPDAPRDAIIASRRLFRAAHLLENRINAALAPFGLDMREYLALALLASNADEPMRPTELSITLDATRTQITRLLDALEKRGLLERAPSVTDRRGLELNITAAGRDLQKSAVPAVHAAYEACWALVPSPLQPGLLSALGSIDRGLSQP, from the coding sequence ATGGAATTCGAAGCACGCATCGCGCGCATCTGCGCAGCCAACCCGGATGCGCCACGCGATGCGATCATCGCATCGCGCCGGCTGTTCCGTGCCGCCCACCTGCTCGAAAACCGGATCAACGCCGCGCTCGCGCCATTCGGACTCGACATGCGCGAGTACCTCGCACTGGCGCTGCTCGCGAGCAACGCCGACGAGCCGATGCGGCCGACCGAACTCAGCATTACGCTCGATGCCACGCGCACCCAGATCACCCGGCTGCTCGACGCGCTGGAAAAACGCGGGCTGCTCGAGCGCGCGCCTTCGGTCACCGACCGCCGTGGGCTTGAACTGAACATTACTGCAGCCGGCAGAGACCTGCAGAAAAGTGCCGTACCGGCGGTCCATGCTGCCTATGAAGCTTGCTGGGCGCTGGTGCCGTCCCCGTTGCAGCCGGGGTTGCTCTCCGCGCTCGGCAGCATCGACCGGGGGCTGTCGCAACCGTGA
- a CDS encoding amino acid permease: protein MQEHQTHAADGGAPTLRRSLKARHLTMIAIGGSIGTGLFVASGATVSQAGPGGALAAYALIGLMVYFLMTSLGELAAYMPVAGSFSTYGAKYVDEGFGFALGWNYWYNWAVTIAVELAAAQLVMHYWFPDVPGIYWSALFLGLMFLLNYISVKGFGEAEYWFALIKVITVLVFIGVGLAMIFGILKGGAQQSFGNFTTGDAPFVGGFPAMLGVAMIAGFSFQGTELIGVAAGESENPRRNIPRAVKQVFWRILLFYVLAIFLIGVLIPYTDPSLLKNDVADIGVSPFTLVFQHAGLAFAAGVMNAVILTAVLSAGNSGMYASTRMLYNLATEGKAPKLFARLSKNGVPRNALYATTAVGALCFLTSLYGDKEVYLWLLNTSGMTGFIAWLGIAISHYRFRKGFVAQGHSLEDLPYKSSFFPLGPMFAFALCMVIMLGQNYQAFLLDRIDWVGVVATYIGIPLFLAIWWGYRIKNKSRLVAYADMDFPHESGSDKR, encoded by the coding sequence ATGCAAGAACACCAAACTCACGCCGCCGACGGCGGCGCGCCCACCTTGCGGCGCAGCCTCAAGGCGCGCCACCTGACGATGATCGCCATCGGCGGCTCGATCGGGACCGGGCTCTTCGTCGCGTCCGGTGCTACCGTGTCGCAGGCCGGCCCGGGCGGCGCGCTCGCCGCCTACGCGCTGATCGGCCTGATGGTCTACTTCCTGATGACCAGCCTGGGCGAGCTGGCGGCTTACATGCCGGTAGCCGGGTCGTTCTCGACCTATGGCGCCAAGTACGTCGACGAAGGCTTCGGCTTCGCGCTGGGCTGGAACTACTGGTACAACTGGGCGGTGACGATCGCGGTCGAGCTCGCCGCGGCGCAGCTCGTGATGCACTACTGGTTTCCGGACGTACCGGGCATCTACTGGAGTGCGCTGTTTCTCGGGCTGATGTTCCTGCTCAACTACATCTCGGTGAAGGGCTTCGGCGAGGCCGAGTACTGGTTTGCGCTGATCAAGGTGATCACCGTGCTGGTGTTTATCGGCGTGGGGCTGGCGATGATCTTCGGCATCCTCAAGGGCGGGGCGCAGCAGAGCTTCGGCAACTTCACCACCGGGGATGCGCCGTTCGTCGGCGGCTTCCCGGCCATGCTCGGCGTGGCGATGATCGCCGGTTTCTCGTTCCAGGGAACCGAGCTGATCGGCGTGGCCGCCGGCGAGTCGGAAAACCCGCGCCGCAACATCCCGCGCGCGGTCAAGCAGGTGTTCTGGCGCATCCTGCTGTTCTACGTGCTGGCGATCTTCCTGATCGGCGTGCTGATTCCGTATACCGACCCGAGCCTGCTGAAGAACGACGTCGCCGACATCGGAGTCTCGCCGTTCACGCTGGTGTTCCAGCACGCCGGGCTGGCCTTTGCCGCCGGGGTGATGAATGCGGTGATCCTGACCGCGGTGCTGTCGGCCGGCAACTCGGGCATGTATGCGTCGACACGGATGCTCTACAACCTCGCCACCGAAGGCAAGGCACCGAAGCTGTTCGCACGGTTGTCGAAGAACGGCGTGCCGCGCAACGCGCTGTATGCAACGACCGCCGTCGGCGCGCTGTGCTTCCTGACCTCGCTGTACGGTGACAAGGAGGTCTACCTCTGGCTGCTGAACACCTCGGGCATGACCGGCTTCATCGCCTGGCTCGGTATCGCGATCAGCCATTACCGTTTCCGCAAGGGTTTTGTCGCGCAGGGGCATTCGCTTGAGGACCTGCCGTACAAATCCAGCTTCTTCCCGCTGGGGCCGATGTTCGCCTTCGCGCTGTGCATGGTGATCATGCTGGGGCAGAACTACCAGGCCTTCCTGCTCGACCGGATCGACTGGGTCGGCGTGGTGGCAACCTACATCGGCATCCCGCTGTTCCTGGCAATCTGGTGGGGCTACAGGATCAAGAACAAGAGCCGTCTGGTGGCCTATGCCGACATGGACTTCCCGCACGAATCGGGCAGCGACAAGCGCTGA
- the rplI gene encoding 50S ribosomal protein L9, whose product MQIILLEKVANLGGLGDVVKVKDGYARNFLIPQGKAKRANDANLAEFEARRAELEARQADILAGAQSRAAQLEGAVVTISQKAGVDGRLFGSVTTADIAEAFTSNGIDVKKSEVRLPEGPFKAIGEYDIALALHHDVVVEVKVTVVGEQ is encoded by the coding sequence ATGCAAATCATTCTGCTCGAAAAAGTCGCAAACCTCGGTGGCCTCGGCGACGTGGTCAAGGTCAAGGACGGTTACGCACGTAACTTCCTGATCCCGCAAGGCAAGGCCAAGCGTGCCAACGATGCCAACCTGGCTGAATTCGAAGCGCGCCGCGCCGAACTCGAAGCCCGCCAGGCTGACATCCTCGCCGGTGCCCAGTCGCGTGCCGCTCAGCTCGAAGGCGCCGTGGTCACCATCAGCCAGAAGGCTGGTGTTGACGGCCGCCTGTTCGGCTCGGTGACGACCGCCGACATCGCCGAAGCATTCACCAGCAACGGCATCGACGTGAAGAAGTCGGAAGTCCGCCTGCCGGAAGGCCCGTTCAAGGCCATCGGCGAGTACGACATTGCCCTCGCGCTGCACCACGATGTCGTGGTCGAAGTGAAGGTAACCGTCGTCGGCGAGCAGTAA
- the rpsR gene encoding 30S ribosomal protein S18 gives MSRHLFKRKKFCRFTAEGIKHIDYKDIAILKDFIAENGKIIPARITGTKAKYQRQLSTAIKRARLLALLPFTDLH, from the coding sequence ATGTCCCGTCATCTGTTTAAGCGGAAAAAATTCTGCCGCTTCACCGCCGAAGGCATCAAGCATATCGACTACAAAGATATCGCCATCCTGAAGGATTTCATTGCCGAAAACGGCAAGATCATCCCGGCCCGCATCACCGGCACCAAGGCCAAGTACCAGCGCCAGCTGTCGACCGCGATCAAGCGCGCTCGTCTGCTTGCCCTGCTGCCGTTTACCGATCTGCACTGA
- the priB gene encoding primosomal replication protein N: MPDRNKAVLGGTLIELPALRYTPAGIPVQHCVISHESSQQENGKLRQVIVEVEAVAVGPTGQAISRLTTGQQLKVRGFFAAAGQRQRRRLVLHINEFELLN, encoded by the coding sequence GTGCCTGATCGCAACAAGGCGGTTCTCGGCGGCACGCTGATCGAACTACCCGCTCTGCGCTACACCCCTGCAGGCATTCCGGTTCAGCACTGCGTCATCAGTCATGAATCCAGCCAGCAGGAAAACGGCAAGCTTCGCCAGGTCATCGTCGAAGTGGAAGCGGTGGCAGTCGGCCCGACCGGCCAGGCGATCAGCCGGCTCACGACCGGCCAGCAGCTCAAGGTTCGCGGCTTCTTTGCCGCGGCCGGACAGCGACAGCGCCGACGTCTTGTTTTGCACATCAACGAATTTGAATTGCTGAATTGA
- the rpsF gene encoding 30S ribosomal protein S6, which translates to MRHYEIVFIVHPDQSEQVPAMVERYKSLIATGNGTVHRLEDWGRRQLTYPIQKIHKAHYVLMNVEIGQETLDELEHAFKFNDAVLRHLTIKMDHAVTEPSPMMKEEKSKSLTGGAQAQEGQAAA; encoded by the coding sequence ATGCGACATTACGAAATCGTCTTTATCGTGCACCCGGACCAGAGCGAGCAAGTGCCCGCGATGGTCGAGCGCTACAAGAGCCTGATCGCTACCGGTAACGGCACCGTTCATCGCCTGGAAGACTGGGGCCGTCGCCAGCTGACCTACCCGATCCAGAAGATCCACAAGGCTCACTACGTACTGATGAACGTCGAAATCGGCCAGGAAACCCTGGACGAGCTCGAACACGCGTTCAAGTTCAACGATGCAGTGCTGCGTCACCTCACCATCAAGATGGATCACGCCGTAACCGAACCGTCGCCGATGATGAAGGAAGAGAAGTCGAAGTCGCTGACCGGCGGCGCGCAAGCACAGGAAGGCCAGGCTGCTGCCTAA
- the fdxA gene encoding ferredoxin FdxA, which produces MTYVVTDACVKCKYTDCVDVCPVDCFREGPNFLVIDPDECIDCTLCVAECPVEAIYAEDDVPADMQDYIALNAELSQQWPAIVEKKDPLPDHETWAAVSGKIDQVER; this is translated from the coding sequence ATGACCTACGTTGTCACCGACGCCTGTGTGAAGTGCAAGTACACCGACTGCGTCGACGTCTGCCCGGTGGACTGCTTCCGCGAAGGCCCGAATTTCCTGGTGATCGACCCGGACGAATGCATCGACTGCACGCTGTGCGTCGCCGAATGCCCGGTCGAGGCGATCTACGCCGAGGACGACGTCCCGGCCGACATGCAGGACTACATCGCGCTGAACGCCGAGCTCTCGCAGCAATGGCCCGCCATCGTCGAAAAGAAGGACCCGCTGCCCGACCACGAAACCTGGGCAGCCGTCAGCGGCAAGATCGACCAGGTCGAGCGCTGA